Part of the Micromonospora inyonensis genome, CGCAACGTCACGCTGCTCGGAAGCCTCAGGCTGCTCGGGGACCTCACGCTGCTCGGGGGCCTCAGGCTGCTCGGGAAGAACCTCGGCGAGGAACCGGGTACCGAGGGCACGTACCGACCAGTCGAGCACCCGGGGTTCGGTCAGGTGCGCCTCTACCAGCGCCCGCCCGACGTCCTCGGCCGGCTGGGAGGTGAAGACGGCGGCACGGAGCGCGTCGGCCAGCCGTACCGTGTGGACCAGCAGCAGTCGCTCGGTCTCGGCCGCGCTCAGCGGCACGAACCCCAGCCGGCGCACCGCCCGCGCCCAGTCGGCGGCGTACCGCCGGGCCCCGGGGTGGCGCAGCCCCTCGTCGTCCGGTTCCCCGGTGGAGCCGCTCACCGTCGCCTAGCCGGCGGTACCGTCGTACCGGGCGACGGCACCGAACGCACCGAACCGCTCCGGGTGCTCGTCCACGTCGGAGGGCGAATCCGGCCGCCAGAGCGGCATGTGTACCACGCCCGGATCGAGGACCGTCCAGTCGCCGAGGAACGCGGCGACCGCGGCCCGCGACCGCAGGGTGATCTCGGTGTCGGTACGCGCCGAGAGCCGCTGCGCGTCCAGCATCTCCGGCGGCTGGTCCTCGAAGGTGGAGTGCGAGACGACCAGGAAGCTCCCGGGTGCGGCAGCGGCCCGCAGGGTGGCCAGGATCTCGGCCGGACGGTCCACGTCCGGGACGAAGTGCACCACGCCGCCGAGGAGGATGCCCACCGGACGGTCGAGGTCGAGCAGGCCGGAGGCGCGTGCCTCGGCGAGGATCCGCTCCGGGTCACGCAGGTCGGCGTGGAGCACCCCGGCCCGCTCGTTGCCGGCGAGCAGTTCCCGGCTGTGCGCCACCGCCACCGGGTCGATGTCCACGTAGAGCACCCGGGCCGCCGGGTTCGCCG contains:
- a CDS encoding SAM-dependent methyltransferase, whose protein sequence is MQQPDGTPAGIDLSRPSAARVYDYFLGGAHNFEVDRQLAEQIAAMTPNLPATMRAGREFLRRAVRVLLDAGIDQFLDIGSGIPTVGNVHEVAQAANPAARVLYVDIDPVAVAHSRELLAGNERAGVLHADLRDPERILAEARASGLLDLDRPVGILLGGVVHFVPDVDRPAEILATLRAAAAPGSFLVVSHSTFEDQPPEMLDAQRLSARTDTEITLRSRAAVAAFLGDWTVLDPGVVHMPLWRPDSPSDVDEHPERFGAFGAVARYDGTAG